The following coding sequences lie in one Loxodonta africana isolate mLoxAfr1 chromosome X, mLoxAfr1.hap2, whole genome shotgun sequence genomic window:
- the SLC25A5 gene encoding ADP/ATP translocase 2, whose product MTDAAVSFAKDFLAGGVAAAISKTAVAPIERVKLLLQVQHASKQITADKQYKGIIDCVVRIPKEQGVLSFWRGNLVNVIRYFPTQALNFAFKDKYKEIFLGGVDKRTQFWRYFAGNLASGGAAGATSLCFVYPLDFARTRLAADVGKAGAEREFKGLGDCLAKIYKSDGIKGLYQGFNVSVQGIIIYRATYFGVYDTAKGMLPDPRNTHIIISWMIAQTVTSVAGLTSYPFDTVRRRMMMQSGRKGTDIMYTGTLDCWRKIARDEGGKAFFKGAWSNVLRGMGGAFVLVLYDEIKKFT is encoded by the exons ATGACAGATGCCGCTGTGTCCTTCGCGAAGGACTTCCTGGCAGGTGGAGTGGCTGCGGCCATCTCCAAGACCGCGGTAGCGCCCATCGAACGGGTCAAGCTCCTGCTGCAG GTGCAGCATGCCAGCAAGCAAATCACTGCAGATAAGCAGTACAAGGGCATTATCGACTGTGTGGTCCGTATCCCCAAGGAGCAGGGAGTCCTGTCCTTCTGGCGTGGTAACCTGGTCAATGTCATCCGATACTTCCCCACCCAGGCTCTCAACTTTGCCTTCAAAGATAAATATAAGGAGATCTTCCTGGGTGGTGTGGACAAGCGGACCCAGTTTTGGCGCTACTTTGCAGGGAATCTGGCATCAGGTGGTGCTGCTGGGGCCACATCCTTGTGCTTTGTATACCCTCTTGATTTTGCTCGTACCCGTCTAGCAGCTGACGTGGGTAAAGCTGGTGCCGAAAGGGAATTCAAAGGCCTCGGTGACTGCCTGGCTAAGATCTACAAATCTGATGGGATTAAGGGCCTGTACCAAGGATTTAATGTGTCTGTGCAGGGTATTATCATCTACCGAGCTACCTACTTCGGTGTCTATGACACTGCAAAGG GAATGCTTCCAGATCCCAGGAATACTCACATCATCATCAGCTGGATGATAGCTCAGACCGTCACGTCCGTGGCTGGGTTGACTTCCTACCCATTTGACACTGTTCGTCGCCGCATGATGATGCAGTCAGGGCGCAAAGGAA CTGATATCATGTACACAGGCACACTTGACTGCTGGAGGAAGATTGCTCGTGATGAAGGCGGCAAAGCTTTTTTCAAGGGCGCATGGTCCAATGTGCTCAGAGGCATGGGTGGTGCTTTTGTGCTTGTCTTGTATGATGAAATCAAGAAGTTCACATAA